A single window of Macrobrachium nipponense isolate FS-2020 chromosome 31, ASM1510439v2, whole genome shotgun sequence DNA harbors:
- the LOC135206740 gene encoding uncharacterized protein LOC135206740, with product MIVHSVGSGMVQTPPNLLERTNNHSSLSDPPSAAVHPFLLAFYLAGTCFCLIMAYYLDSNRRSSKGCKTTPAYPEESTKTNEGNLIMPAPGDWIRPLGNLETFMEIGGEYGSLNTAQSIWLTSKEPIDPEEVKKAVYQVALKTQVLHVCVEWRGMRPWFKRVDEFVCDFEVIEGDVMKVFYMLLHKQYNMVKGPLWGARLVPIPKESPEDNLHRAALIFTAHHCITDGHTNMTFCRDTMEVLNASMTGRVYEVPLRPVISAKCDSLMSKKDWYYVFRYFWSKMFDAIIRDYSSKLYFGGALVQPQTKVAVTKILRSNFTVDETKELIRHCKANGVTVHSCIMATANLALLQTVKQRAKYRVDAARINSVNCINMRRYFPAEIKDALGCHISLEEKEMMIPSSAAKSKEQFWSLVKVFHKNLNDSLNVHYAPIKNAPLFRPSTILLHVNYELTKRGRKNRTDNHMISTNMGNLKHILPGTYDGPVEITDILRSVSSELTGNPFTLVFQTFRDQFMISVDYYTTKMTDEAASQFFNNLVTYIGNIAQYGTVQEPSAPLKASLCNTEGTVTIPAEQFGSVFSTKEAEKPPKESEVGHVNTTERIEIQREKKSDDQLARAEEGIKSPKENGYINASEIVSTLTKQGYINESLNTINESHVSKHEPIICNRHIELINGC from the exons ATGATTGTGCACTCTGTCGGCTCTGGTATGGTTCAAACACCACCTAATCTTCTCGAGCGAACAAATAATCATTCATCGTTAAGTGACCCGCCTTCGGCTGCCGTTCATCCGTTTCTGCTAGCTTTTTATCTCGCTGGGACTTGCTTCTGTTTG ATAATGGCTTATTACCTGGATTCTAACCGTCGCTCATCAAAGGGCTGCAAGACGACTCCCGCCTACCCAGAGGAATCAACAAAGACAA ATGAAGGAAACCTCATAATGCCGGCACCAGGAGACTGGATTAGACCTTTAGGGAACCTTGAAACTTTCATGGAAATAGGAGGAGAGTATGGAAGTCTCAATACTGCACAATCCATTTGGCTGACCTCCAAGGAGCCAATTGATCCTGAGGAAGTAAAGAAAGCAGTCTACCAAGTTGCACT gAAGACTCAAGTATTGCATGTTTGTGTAGAATGGAGAGGAATGAGACCATGGTTCAAAAGAGTGGACGAGTTTGTGTGCGATTTTGAAGTAATAGAAGGTGATGTCATGAAAGTTTTCTATATGTTACTTCATAAGCAGTATAATATGGTCAAAGGTCCACTTTGGGGAGCTCGGTTAGTTCCTATACCTAAGGAATCTCCGGAAGACAACCTACATCGAGCTGCTCTGATCTTCACTGCTCACCACTGCATCACTGATGGACACACAAACATGACTTTCTGTCGTGACACTATGGAGGTCCTTAATGCCTCCATGACTGGACGAGTGTACGAGGTTCCATTGCGTCCTGTGATTTCAGCAAAGTGTGACTCTCTCATGTCAAAAAAGGATTGGTATTACGTTTTCAGGTATTTTTGGTCCAAGATGTTTGATGCAATCATCAGGGACTACAGTAGCAAACTGTACTTTGGAGGAGCACTGGTACAGCCTCAAACAAAAGTAGCAGTTACAAAGATTTTGAGGTCCAATTTCACAGTTGATGAAACTAAAGAATTGATACGTCACTGCAAAGCTAATGGAGTCACGGTTCACTCTTGTATCATGGCAACAGCCAACTTGGCTTTGCTACAAACTGTTAAGCAGCGTGCAAAGTACAGAGTAGATGCAGCAAGAATAAATAGTGTAAACTGCATCAACATGAGGAGATACTTCCCTGCTGAAATAAAAGATGCCCTTGGATGCCACATAtctcttgaagaaaaagaaatgatgaTCCCAAGTAGTGCAGCAAAGAGCAAAGAACAGTTCTGGTCTTTGGTGAAAGTGTTTCACAAGAATCTCAACGACAGTTTGAATGTGCATTATGCTCCCATCAAGAACGCTCCCTTGTTTAGGCCATCGACCATTTTGCTTCATGTGAACTATGAGCTGACTAAACGTGGCCGTAAAAACCGAACTGACAACCACATGATCAGTACTAACATGGGAAACCTTAAGCACATTCTTCCAGGAACGTATGATGGGCCTGTTGAAATAACGGATATTCTCCGTTCAGTTTCCAGTGAGCTTACAGGTAATCCTTTTACGTTGGTGTTCCAGACTTTTAGGGACCAATTCATGATCTCTGTTGATTACTACACAACTAAGATGACAGATGAGGCTGCCTCACAGTTCTTCAATAATCTAGTCACATACATTGGCAACATAGCTCAGTATGGCACAGTACAAGAGCCATCTGCTCCTCTAAAAGCGTCTTTATGCAATACAGAAGGCACTGTCACAATACCTGCCGAACAGTTTGGAAGTGTCTTTTCTACGAAGGAAGCCGAAAAACCCCCAAAGGAAAGTGAAGTTGGTCATGTCAATACAACCGAACGTATTGAGatccagagagaaaaaaaatctgatgacCAACTTGCCAGAGCTGAAGAGGGTATAAAATCACCAAAAGAAAATGGATACATTAACGCTTCAGAGATTGTATCTACCTTGACCAAGCAAGGATACATCAATGAAAGTCTAAATACTATCAACGAAAGTCATGTTTCCAAACATGAACCAATCATCTGTAACAGACATATTGAACTGATTAATGGTTGTTGA